TTATTTGATAAGAGCAATCATTAGGTCATCTTAAGGttcgagatttaaaaaaaaaaagaaacatttacaACATTCACCGATCACCGAATCACAAGCCATGTAATTCGGTGATATATTCAAAACCTTTGATTGTAAACACTATgccattttaattactttactaTTTAAGAAGAAAAGGATCACCGATTCTTTGaatttcttatcaaaataacatGTCTCTAAGTATTAACTTGAAAAGTATCCGAAGGGCTTATTTCAAAGACTtgatacgatattttttttctaaagataGAAAACTAAGCCTTAACTTAAAAAGTACATAAGTTAACAATTATATCGATCacaaggaaaataataaaaaagtaataaaacacaCATGTTttcataatgttattatatttaaaaagcagGTATGAAACTAAAACTTCATTTAtatgtttcattaattaattagctTTAATGCCTGAAGCTTAGTCGCAATTCTCTTCTTCGCGTCTTCAGATATAGACCTCTGCGGTAGTGCTGGAGGACCCACTTTGATTCCAGTAACAATTTCCATACCAGCCTTCATAATAGGTACCCATGCACCTAAAAACAAAGGAACGTGttgattgattaaatattaaattaagaaccTAACCACTCCTCgataaaagtaagtaacagcctgtaaatgtcccactgctgggctaaggcctcctctccctttttgaggagcttGAGtgttggagctcattccaccacgctgctccaatgcgggttggtggaatacacatgtggcagaatttcgatgaaattagacacatgcaggtttcctcacgatgttttccttgagatgaattataaatatgaactcCTCGATAAAGTAGACTAATAATTTAAGAGATCGTCATATTtcgatgatttattttaattgtgtatAGAATCTCTAGCCAAATTGGACAGGACTAATAAAATTTTGCGGTATATTTTCATTGTCGATGATTCACGGTCACCTTTTTGGATTTTGAACTTAAagataaccgtaatttattacCAGTATTAAGTAGTTGATCACATACGTTTGGGATTTCCAAATTGGAAAACGAAATGGACAAAGAAAACTATAGTTCATTAACAAAATAGTTCCAAGTGATAGCAGAACCGATGTTATACCTTCCACAGTATGTGCTTCCACCGCGATGCTGAGTTTCTCCTGCAAAGCTCTAGCTTTAACCAGGTCTGCCTTCTCAACAGCCGCAAGTATATCTTGGGCGAGGCGTGGGAATAAGTTGAACGTTGTGCCAATACCGGATTGTATTCCCAACAACGCAGCTGGAGCTAGTAACTGTAAAACATATGCTATTTTGTAATagtgtttttctttaaaaaaacttttctatCAATATTCATCAatgctgtttatttatattttccgcttgaaaaatattttcgtaaccAAAATACAGTTAATGTataaacttacatttatataaaatattcatattttgctATGAACTGaaataacagtaacaacctggaAATATTCCACAGCTGGGCCtatctctttttgaggagatggggCACTTATTCCTTCTACGCAGCtgaaatgcgggttggtgataaataacaaaactaatAACGAGTGCCTTTCAAAGCTAATAGAACTAGCTTGTACAGGGCGCAGGTCTAATAGCTAGCTTACAAGGATCAAACTAGTCTAGTCTTCGTTGAGAACAGGTGACGAGGCCAAAATTGGTCAGAAACATTATCTCAGCTCGGCGCACAAGTATAAGTCCGCAAAGTTACATAATCTGAATAATTGCTATAGCACATCTTATATTTGCTGATTACGATCTCCAAAATAGTAGTTATTAACTTACAGTATCCGCACCGAGGAATACTGCCTGGTCTTTTTTCAAGGCTCTCAACACTTGGGCACCCTCACTCAAATCATTCGATGTGAACTTTATTCCTTTAAAGTTAGGTATACGCTGAGTAGCTTCTGTTACAAAATTTGGCATGTTGACTGAAAACACAAATGATGGATCAATAAGTATTTGCATGGCTCCCTTTTTAtacaaagtttgtttttaaagttttcataggttttgtcttattttttttcaagcTATTTATGAATTGGTAATATAtcgaatattaatattgaattacaCAAATCGTAGTTTTTTAAAGCTCTGACACCAATTATTTTCGTGTCAAATTTTTCTCGATGAATAAgtctaaatattaaatgaaaatatttactaagatTACCTTCAACCTTACTCATGCTGGGTATGTGGTAATACAGTATGGGTAGATTTGGTGCCGCTTTCGCAACTAGCTCAACGTAAGACACCAGTTCAGGAACAGACTGCGGCTTAAAATATAACTCAGGCAGTGTTAACAGCGAGTCTACACCAATATCTGAACAATAGCTTGCCTGAAATaagattataagaaaaatattaagacaACTGGACAGCCCCAGTTTTATGCTTAGGTCTACAAGGCACCATCCTATGGGCCCCACCtaaccaaaaataatataattttactctaaccgcttCCTGGATTCCTGGACCTGGATTAATGAAGAACTCgtcaatttaaaagaaaatattacaatattagcgTCGATCAGTagttctaaaatttaaattaagttactatgtgagaataaaaaaatcaggcacgtcaaaataaatttattattttaacaaatttaaccatataatctattttaaagaacttactaaatttaaaacatcagCTAACGGTGCTCCACCCACTTGAACCATTAAATGAAGTCCATGGGTCAATTTACCGGCCTTGACCCATACGTCTATTATCTTCTTTCTATCAGTGACGCTAAGAGACATATGTTCTCCAGTCGTACCGCCAACTAGAAAGCATTCAACCATAGCCATATTTTATCGGAACAATGATGCCCTCTTGAgctatttcggccacggcggccattcttaAGGGATATTAGCCAATtgcgcgggacatattataatccacaggtgtgtgcgcaaacacaggtccaTTCTCTATcctcttactctcataatcgCATAGAGTTgaagcacaggaccaacggcttcacgtgcttatCGAGGATTCCCTTCTCTTTCCGTGTACacacttgtaataaaataataatttatatttaatttaaaaccattACCGAGTACTGCCTTAATCCCATTGTCAGCTAAATATTTCGCATAAGGCTCGATAGCTTGAAAGTTAATAGTGTAATCGTCATTTAGTGGTGTGAAAACCGGAGGGACCAATCCACGGGCACTGAACTCgaccttaaatataatatttaacaaaaacatatatacttttttaagtaattaaaacgaaaatattccTTAACATAATAACGaaactattatatgtaaaacaaaaacaaagtttGTAATTTAATGATTCAATTATTATcgctttaatttacttaatatactattataaaatggaggtagttaaattaaaacaaaatatgtacgtaccatgattattttaaatatttcaacttaAACGTAACAATTGTGCTGTTATGAGTGTTTAAATGCAAATGAATAATGTAATAACATTCGGTTTGAGTATAAAAATACAGAACACAGATTATAACATAACAGTTTGATAACTTTATCAAAGTTATCAGGCATGACGTTAAGCAAAACAACGCACAAAGTAAGTCcaggttaaatataaatatactttatcttGTCACTTTAAGAttcgttttacaaaaaaaaaaacttgtccaacagataaattattattattgattaaactATTTGTAAAGCgttattgtttataaacaaaaactgagttaagtattaaaaatatatatctttaaaatttgcTCCTTTGCACTAAATACCAAAAGAAGTTACGATTCGGTCGCGACTTGCCTGAATAGTTGAACATAGTGCTAGTATATAGTATTGTTACATAGCTGCAGAAGATTGTACTAATTACTTGTACATAGTACTTGTATATGGCCTTTAGGTGGTCGAGCATGCAATGGCACTGTACTGGGATATGGGATAATGTCCGTCCGTTACTTTGAGCTCACGAAAGTCAATCCTCAGGCTGcgtacatttataaaatcaccTTTCTGTCACAGCCCGTAAATAACTTTTGATAgtaggcctcctctctttttgagaAAGTTTGGAGAATATTCCACCTCGTTGCTTCATTGAGGGTTGGATACTGACTATGTTTTCTTACAAAGCCGAGCACTagctgaattataaactcaaattaagcacaagaaaaaaTGGTGATTGCTTATGTTTGAGCCCGTAatctttcattaaaattcacgtgttctaaacaCCGGGCTATCTCGTTTCGCTTTTCTTTCAAACGAGTCATCATATAGCCATaacttttaaagaataatatattttttataaaaaatatgaagtttGAGGAGCACTTAGTATATGGGGGACGCGATGCAGTATAccgtataagaaaatatatctaaaaatataattacaggtgGTAGGGCAAAAACTAGTCAAATGCAGTCTTCATCTGCACCAAGTAAATTGGCCGTATGATCGTTGACATTTGCGTTgcacataaaaaaaagtatacagaACTGTTCAGCGGTTAACTTTTCACTTCTAAGGTAACTTATTTTaacgtaattttaaaacaattgaagtttttatactattttaccTTAGTTGCGATGATGTTTTTTGTGCAACGTTTTAGTGTAACATTTGTTTGAAACGTTTATGATGTAAAATTTTGGTCGtgcttattactttttttttaggaGTACGAAAAAAGTAACTAGTGTTATAgtattttgttatcaatataatatatatagtatattaatataatatacctagATAGATAAAGTGCTAGGGTCAGCAAGCGAGTGCGGATGGCAGCAAGCAAGAGAATGGGGATTGTCTaagaccatttttttttaaatatcttattaaacaaataaatggataaatttaattgatttatcaatgaaatttaagaaaatataaaaaaaaaatataaaaagacttTTTAGtcttattttgtatgtaatcaTAGTTTGAATTAAGGTTTCTTAAATTTAGACTGtttcttgaaatatttaattattttgccaAGTAAGACAAAAAGTTTTATGGATTTACACATCgtagaagtaaaataaaatcagatgttatattacaattcttagaaatataaaaattttagtctaattttaatttactttataattatcataaatattccataacaagaaccataaattaattttaacaattaattattaaattgataaatagatGTTGGAAAAGGTAAAGATTTTAGAACGTGTCGCTATCTGTCGTTCATTCTTTTCAGTCGTTCTCAGACAATCACTCAGTCAGCTGAGCGATCAATTAAAGCAAAGTATATTTTCTAGTGCACAAGAATatcattctaattttttttattattttgtattacaatatgaataacagtattaatattatgagtGAATTAAGTATGAAtgatttaaatagtaaatttttcgAGATAATGCAAAATGAAACTAATGCCGAGGATGCAGCCAACTTTATATACGAGAGTGTTTGTGACGATGTAACTTTAGGGGTGCTATTTGAATTTCACCACGGATTAAAAACAGGCCTTACGGATCTGTTAGAAGGGGAAAAGGAAGAAGAAGAGGGATACAAAATAGTTAATTCTCCAGAATGCGACGTTTTCGGATTTTCAATATTGAAAAAGACCCCAGACTCGAATTGTTCGTGTCCAAATTGCGACAGGCCCGTTTCGGCTACGAGATTCGCTCCACATCTGGAAAAATGCATGGGCAAGTGCATAGAACTAGTTAAATCAtatgtttattgtaaaaaagtttaaaaatgcaAGCGATTTCGTATAAACAGCTGATTACGGTATTAACTTCTACACGCAACTTTCAACCTTCGTACATTTAGACAGAGCTTTTGATATACATTGTATTTAAGTTACGCCCAATGCTTAAGTTATTTTTAGAATCatgttattgattattatttatttcattgtttaataggtataattatgtattttcattaCGATACGAATCCTTTTGTAATGATTGGCTATTtttcattcgaaatttaaaaatggatgtaagtaatttttaaatattttcgaatGTATACCAAATG
The Nymphalis io chromosome 19, ilAglIoxx1.1, whole genome shotgun sequence DNA segment above includes these coding regions:
- the LOC126776219 gene encoding N-acetylneuraminate lyase-like encodes the protein MVEFSARGLVPPVFTPLNDDYTINFQAIEPYAKYLADNGIKAVLVGGTTGEHMSLSVTDRKKIIDVWVKAGKLTHGLHLMVQVGGAPLADVLNLASYCSDIGVDSLLTLPELYFKPQSVPELVSYVELVAKAAPNLPILYYHIPSMSKVEVNMPNFVTEATQRIPNFKGIKFTSNDLSEGAQVLRALKKDQAVFLGADTLLAPAALLGIQSGIGTTFNLFPRLAQDILAAVEKADLVKARALQEKLSIAVEAHTVEGAWVPIMKAGMEIVTGIKVGPPALPQRSISEDAKKRIATKLQALKLIN